The genomic stretch TtaataaaaaacttaaaaaacactTGACGTTTTTAACCGTGTATTTAATTTACAACAGAAAGTCATAACAAACCCGTTCGCTTCGCATACTAGAACAGAAAACGTCAATGTTAATTGCATTGCTTTGATCTTTTGTCGAAGTTTCCAGTACACCGGTTTTCTGCCAGCCAATCCAAAGCTGTGTATTAGTCATAAAAAATCTCAAATGCTTTGGTGATATTCTTCAAAATATCTAGTACGCTCCACTATGCTGCATACAAAGTATTTCACCGCCTTGTTACTGGCGATCGGTTTGTTACGGTTTGGCTCAGCGATAGAACCACTGACTATGAttggtattggtgctgctgcCGGAGCAGGTTGGTTTAAGTTCGATTCTCTTAAGAAACATACATACTGCCGATTTAACGAATGTTGCATGGCACCATACCTGAAAAATGATATAGACGGTAGGTTAAATTACACCGGTACTCTTGTTACATTGCATTGCACGAAAATATTCTAGGTTTGAGTAGGAAGCTTAAGCAAAACTTATTTGGTCAGCACATTGTGCAGAATACACTGATCAATGCATTGAGAGGTCATTTGGCTAATATAGAATCATCAAGAAAACCTTTAGTTATGTGGTGAGTACATAAAGTTTATTCGGTACCATTTTTCTGACACTAAATTTATTCTAGCTTCGATGGAACTACTGGTAAGTTATCTTTTGTAACTCAATTTATCAAGATTCGAAAACAGCTACATATGCACGTTCTTTGCGGATTTGAccattttaaacttttttcagGCACAGGAAAGAATTATGTAGCTGACTTCATTATATCTTCTCTTTATGAAAAAGGAATGGCTAGTAATTACGTTTATAAGTACTCTTCTGATTTTTGGATTATCAACTCTCCTCACGAAGTAACAGTAAGtgtttgatttttatttcttaattatatttttcaaatccaaattttaaATTGCGATTCACAGAGTAAACTAATTACCACTGTTAAGAAAGCCATAAATGCATGCCCATATTCGTTGTTTGTATTTGACGAAACGCAAAAAATGCCTAAAAGAGCACTTGACTCCTTAGTTTCACTACTGGATCACCATTCATCTTCGTCGGAGTTTGATTACACGaaatcaattttcattttcctaTCAAATAGCGCAGGTAAAATAAACGTTCAAATTTGTTGTTGGTATTTTTATagatatttttccattttttttcgtCAAGGCGTACAAATCGCTCAGCGCCTAAAATCACTTATCGATTCTGGCCGCTTCCGAGACGACACCACGCTAGTGGATTTTGAACGTATTACTGAAGTGGCCGTTTATAATATGCTCGGTGCGCTAGAGCATAGTGATCTTATTTCGTCGCACGTTATTGATCATTACATTCCTTTCCTTCCGCTAGAAGAGCGTCATGCAAAGCAGTGCATCCAGAAGGAATT from Wyeomyia smithii strain HCP4-BCI-WySm-NY-G18 chromosome 3, ASM2978416v1, whole genome shotgun sequence encodes the following:
- the LOC129732369 gene encoding torsin-like protein, whose amino-acid sequence is MLHTKYFTALLLAIGLLRFGSAIEPLTMIGIGAAAGAGWFKFDSLKKHTYCRFNECCMAPYLKNDIDGLSRKLKQNLFGQHIVQNTLINALRGHLANIESSRKPLVMCFDGTTGTGKNYVADFIISSLYEKGMASNYVYKYSSDFWIINSPHEVTSKLITTVKKAINACPYSLFVFDETQKMPKRALDSLVSLLDHHSSSSEFDYTKSIFIFLSNSAGVQIAQRLKSLIDSGRFRDDTTLVDFERITEVAVYNMLGALEHSDLISSHVIDHYIPFLPLEERHAKQCIQKEFEMYCPGRMTKENINQVSRLAITLDDSGMFQNNGCKRISKKVEAMCYS